A single window of Cyanobacteriota bacterium DNA harbors:
- the hemW gene encoding radical SAM family heme chaperone HemW, whose amino-acid sequence MFDRDSMQLGLRSNGSQPHVVVEAPIAAYLHIPFCRRRCYYCDFPVSVVGDRARGSTSGTIQRYVEVLSAEIQGMGTIVPPGASPLQTVFFGGGTPSLLAPEQLDRLLTSLHQQFGIATGAEITIEMDPGTFDLAHIRAYQQAGINRVSLGVQAFQHDLLNLCGRTHTVADIYDAVDCLHQAGIENISLDLISGLPYQTLDQWQESLEKAIALAPTHLSCYDLIVEPKTAFSRRYQPGETPLPTEAIAADMYRLAQQLLTSAGYRHYEISNYARDGYECRHNQVYWRNQPYYGFGMGAASYLNGWRFTRPRKTQDYFAWVEAMLSSCQFPIPPCPQPPDLLETLMLALRTAEGISLDPVAAQYGTDAVNRLWNCLQPYYHRGLVVLMPEGDSARAIVPPIQADTDQAGLASGYRLRLQDPEGFLVSNTILADLFAALE is encoded by the coding sequence ATGTTCGATCGAGACAGTATGCAGCTTGGTTTACGGTCCAATGGTTCACAGCCCCATGTCGTGGTTGAGGCTCCGATCGCAGCCTATCTGCATATTCCCTTTTGTCGGCGGCGCTGCTATTACTGTGATTTTCCGGTGTCGGTGGTGGGCGATCGGGCTAGGGGTAGCACCTCCGGCACAATTCAGCGCTATGTAGAGGTATTGAGTGCAGAAATTCAGGGGATGGGAACGATCGTCCCGCCGGGGGCATCTCCGTTGCAAACGGTGTTTTTTGGGGGTGGCACGCCCTCCTTGTTAGCTCCTGAGCAACTTGATCGCTTGCTTACCAGTCTCCACCAGCAGTTTGGCATTGCCACTGGCGCTGAGATTACGATCGAGATGGATCCTGGCACCTTTGACCTCGCCCACATTCGGGCCTACCAACAGGCAGGGATTAATCGCGTAAGCTTGGGTGTGCAAGCCTTTCAGCATGACCTACTGAACCTGTGTGGACGCACTCACACAGTAGCGGATATCTACGATGCAGTGGATTGTCTCCACCAAGCGGGGATAGAGAACATCAGCCTAGATTTAATCTCTGGGTTACCTTACCAAACCCTAGACCAGTGGCAAGAGTCCTTAGAAAAGGCGATCGCCCTTGCCCCTACCCATCTGTCTTGCTATGACCTGATTGTGGAACCCAAAACCGCCTTTAGCCGCCGCTACCAACCCGGAGAAACGCCCCTACCGACGGAGGCGATCGCCGCCGACATGTATCGCCTTGCCCAACAGTTGCTGACTAGCGCTGGCTATCGGCACTACGAAATTTCTAACTATGCACGAGATGGCTACGAGTGTCGCCATAACCAAGTCTATTGGCGCAACCAGCCCTACTACGGCTTTGGCATGGGTGCTGCTAGCTACCTAAACGGCTGGCGGTTTACCCGTCCCCGCAAGACCCAAGACTACTTCGCCTGGGTGGAGGCTATGCTGTCCTCGTGCCAGTTCCCCATCCCCCCTTGCCCCCAACCACCAGACCTGTTAGAGACCTTAATGTTGGCCTTGCGAACTGCGGAAGGGATCAGCCTTGACCCCGTGGCCGCCCAGTATGGTACTGATGCCGTTAACCGTCTGTGGAATTGTCTGCAACCCTACTATCACCGAGGCTTGGTAGTGCTTATGCCAGAGGGCGATAGTGCTAGGGCGATTGTTCCCCCCATCCAGGCTGACACTGATCAGGCAGGGCTGGCATCAGGGTATCGTCTACGATTGCAGGATCCAGAGGGCTTTCTAGTATCCAATACCATTCTCGCTGACCTATTTGCAGCCCTGGAGTGA